DNA sequence from the Pseudomonas fluorescens Q2-87 genome:
TGCTGTTAGGGTTGGTCATCGCTTCGACTCTCCAGCACGTAGCCCATCCCGCGGATGGTGTGCAGCAGCTTCTGTTCGAACGGCCCGTCGAGCTTGGCCCGCAGGCGCTTGATTGCCACTTCCACGACGTTGGCGTCGCTGTCGAAATTGATGTCCCAGACCATTTCGGCAATGGCGGTCTTCGACAGGATCTCGCCCTGGCGGCGCGCCAGCACGCTGAGCAGAGAGAACTCCTTGGCCGTCAGGTCCAGGCGCTGGCCGGCGCGGGTGGCCTTGCGGCTGATCAGGTCGATCCACAGGTCGGCGATGCTCACCTGCACCGGTTCGTGGCCGCCACTGCGACGGGTCAGGGCCTGCAGGCGGGCCACCAGTTCCAGGAAGGAGAAGGGCTTGCCAAGATAGTCGTCGGCGCCGTCGCGCAGGCCCTTGATGCGGTCTTCGACCCGTTCCCGGGCGGTGAGCATGATCACCGGTGTCTGCTTGCGCGCGCGCAGGGCTCGCAGCACGCCGAAGCCGTCCAGGCCCGGCAGCATCACGTCGAGCACGATCACTGCGTAATCGCTTTCCAGGGCCAGGTGCAGGCCCTCGATACCGTCTGGCGCAACGTCCACGGTATAGCCCTGTTCGGTCAGGCCGCGGTGCAGGTAGTCCGCGGTTTTTTCTTCGTCTTCGATGATCAGAACGCGCATGGCCCCGCCTCAGTCTGTGGTCGTCTGTGCCATGGTCGGCGCGGATCCGGGCGAATGGGCGGGCCGATGAAACAGGCGCTCCAGCCACAAGTATATGACCGGTGTGGTGAACAGCGTCAGCGCCTGGCTCACCAGCAGGCCGCCGACCACCGCGATGCCCAACGGCTGGCGCAGCTCCGCGCCAGGGCCATAGCCGAGCATCAGCGGCAGGGCACCGAGCAGGGCGGCCAGGGTAGTCATCATGATCGGGCGGAACCTGGTCAGGCAGGCCTGGAAAATTGCCTCCTGGGGCGCCATTGCACCGTTGCGCTGGGCGTCGAGGGCGAAGTCGATCATCAGGATGCCGTTCTTCTTGACGATGCCGATCAGCAGGACCAGCCCGATCAGCGCCATGATCGAAAAATCCTGGCCCAGCAACCACAGCATGATCAAGGCGCCAAGACCGGCCGAAGGCAAGGTGGAAATGATCGTCAATGGATGCACGAAACTCTCGTAGAGCACACCGAGGATGATGTACACCGCCACCAGCGCGGCGAGGATCAGCCACGGCTGGCTGGCAAGAGAACTCTGGAATGCCTGGGCCGCGCCCTGGAAGTTACCGGTGATGGCGGCCGGCATGCCGATCTCGTTCTTCGCCTGGTCGAGGATGCGCACCGCATCGCCCAGGGCCACGCCGGGCGCCAGGTTGAACGACAGGTTCGCAGCCGGGAACATGCCATCGTGGGCGATGGACAGCGGGCCGTTGCTCGGGGCATCGAATCGGGCCAGGGCCGAGAGCGGCACCATTTCCCCGCTCAGGGGCGAGCGCAGGTAGAAATACGCCAGGCTTTGCGCCTTGCCCCGTTGCGCGGTGTCGAGTTCCAGGATCACGTTGTACTGGTTGGTCTCGGTCTGGAATTCATTGATCTGCCGCTGGCCAAAGGCGTCATAAAGGGCCTGGTCGACATCGGTGGCGGTGAGGCCGAAGCGTGCCGCCGCGCTGCGGTCGATGTTGATGTGGGTGACGCTGCCGCCCAGTTGCAAGTCGTTGGAAATATCACGGAACGCCGGATTGCCCCGCAACTTGTCGGTGAGTTTCTGCGTCCAGGCGTTGAGGCTCGGCCCGTCGTTGCTCTTGAGCACGTATTGATACTGGGCGCGGCTGGGGCCGGAACTGAGGTTGATGTCCTGCCCGGCGCGCAGGTACAGCACCACGCCGGGGATCTTCAGCAGTTTCGGGCGGATCCGGTCGATGAAGCCGCTGGCCGATACGTCACGTTCGCCCCGGGGCTTGAGGGCGATCCAGAAACGGCCGTTGGCGATGGTCTGGTTGTTGCCCGAAACACCCACGGAGTGGGAAAAGGTCTGCACCGCCGGGTCGGCGGCGACGATCTCGGCCAGGGCCTTGTGCTTGGCCACCATGTCCGGGAACGACACATCCGCCGCCGCTTCGCTGGTACCCAGCACCAGGCCGGTGTCCTGTACCGGGAAAAAACCCTTGGGAATGAACACGTAGCCCACCACCGCCAGCGCCAGGGTCAGGCCGAACACGCCGATCATCAACTTCTGATGGGCCAGTGCCCGGCGCAGGCCGCGCTCATACCAGCCGAGCAGGCGTTCGCCAAACCCTGCCTTGCCGTGGGTGTGATGCACCGGGGCGCGCATGAACAACGCGGCCAGGGTCGGTGCCAGCGTGAGGGACACCACCACTGAAATCAGAATGGTCGAGGTGGCGGTCAGGGCAAATTCCTTGAACAGGCGACCCACCACGCCGCCCATGAACAGCAGCGGAATGAACGCTGCCACCAGGGAGAAACTGATGGAGACGACGGTGAAGCCGATCTCGCCGGCCCCCTTGATCGCCGCTTCACGCATGCCGTCGCCGGCCTCCAGGTGCCGGTGAATGTTCTCCACCACCACAATCGCATCGTCCACCACGAACCCCACCGAGATGACGATCGCCACCAGGGTCAGGTTGTTGAGGCTGAAGCCCATCACGTACATCAGCGCGAAACTGGCGGTCAGCGACACCCCCAGTACCGCCGAGACAATCAGGGTCGCAGAGAGCTGGCGCAGGAACAGCGCCATCACCGCTACCACCAGCATCACGGCAATCAGCAAGGTGATTTCCACCTCGTGCAACGAGGCGCGGATGGTCTGGGTGCGGTCGATCAGCACCTTGACCTGCACGGCGGCAGGCAACATGGCTTGCAAGGTGGGCAAGGCCGCCTGGACACGGTCGACGGTTTCGACGATGTTCGCCCCCGGTTGGCGGAAGATCACCAGGTTGACCCCTGGTTCGTTGTCGGACCAGGCCTGGACGTAGGCGTTTTCCGAGCCGTTGACGACCTTGGCGATGTCCCTGAGCTGGACCGGCGCCCCGTTCCTGTACGACACGATCAGGTCGCCGTATTCCTCAGGCTGGAACAACTGGTCGTTGGTGGACAAGGTGGAAACACTTGACTCGCCGTACAGCGCGCCCTTGGCCAGGTTGAGGCTGGCTTGCTGCAGCGCCACGCGGATGTCGGCCAGCGTCAGGCCGATGGCGGCGAGCCGGTCAGCGGAGGCCTGGACGCGGATCGCCGGACGCTGCTGGCCGGTAATGTAGATCTGGCCTACGCCGTCGATCTGGCTGATCTGGCGAGAGAGCAAGGTCTCGACGTAGTCGCTCAGCTCCGTGCCGGGCATCAGGGTCGAGCTGATGCTGAGGATCAGCACGGGGCTGTCGGCTGGGTTGACCTTGCGCCAGGTCGGCAGGTTCGGCATATCGCTGGGCAGTTTGCCGGCGGCGGTATTGATCGCCGCCTGCACTTCCTGGGCGGCGGTGTCGATGCTTTTGTCGAGGCTGAATTGCAGGATCAGGTTGGTCGAGCCCAACGCACTGCTGGAAGTCATCTGGGTGATGCCGGGAATGGCGCTGAATTGCACTTCCAGCGGTGTCGCCACCGACGACGCCATGGTTTCGGGGCTGGCGCCGGGTAATTGGGCATTGACCTGGATAGTCGGGAATTCAGCTTCCGGCAACGGCGCCACGGGCAGGCGAGGAAACGCGATCGATCCCAGCAGGACCAGGGCGAAGGTCAGCAGAACCGTGGCGATGGGGTGATCGATGCACCACGCCGAAATCGAACCGCGGCCCTTCATGGTTGCGGCTCCGAGGTCTTGGCCAGGGCTGGCGGGTCACTGAGCACCTGGATGCTGGTACCCGGCTTGAGCCGTGACTGGCCGTCGCTTACCAACTGGTCGCCGGCATTCACCCCTTTGACGATGTGGATGTCGCTGTCCTGGTAAACAATCGTCACCGGGACGCTTTCGACCTTGTCGCCCTTGACCCGGTACACGAAGGCTTGCTCCAGGCCACGCTGGACGACGGTCGGAGGCACCACCAGCGCGTCCTTGTCGAGGGCGGTCTGGATCTTGAGTGTCACCAACTGCCCGGGCCATAGCCGTTGCGCGGCGTTGTCGAATTCCGCCTTGGCCCGCAGGGTGCCGGTGTTGGCGTTGATCTGGTTGTCGATCAGGCTCAGGCGCCCTTCGGCAAGCGCTTCCCCGGTGGCGCCCTCGGCGCCGATATAGGCCTTGACCAAGGCTTGCTCGGGGGCGGCGATCAATCGCTGCAACGTAGGCAACATTTGCTGGGGCAGGGAGAATTCCACGGCGATCGGGTCGATCTGGGTCACACTGAAGAGGCCTTCGGCATCGCTGGTGCGCAGGAAATTGCCTTCGTCCACATTGCGAATACCAACGCGACCGGTCACCGGAGAGCGGATCTGGGTGTAGGACAACTGCACCTGTGCCGAGTCGATGGCTGCCTGATTGCCTTGGACGGTGGCCTTGAGTTGGTTGACCAATGCCTGTTGCTGGTCGTAGGTCTGCTTCGACACGCCGTCGTCGACACTCAGTAGTTTGTAGCGCTTGAGATTGACTTGGGCCACCGCCAGTTGTGCCTGGCTCTCGCCGAGCTGGGCTCGGGCCTGGTCGAGGCTGGCGCGGATCGAGCGGTCGTCGATGGTCGCCAGCAAATCACCCTTTTTGACCAGTTGCCCTTCCTTGATCAACAGTTTGGTGAGGATGCCGTCGATTTGTGGGCGGATCACCACGCTGTGCAGCGACAGCACCGTGCCAATCCCGCTGGCGAAGCGCGGCACATCCTTTTGCACCACGCTGACGACCCGTACCGGAACGGCGGCGGGAGCGCCGGGCTTGGCGGTGACCGGCTTCATGACAAACCAGAGGACGAGGGCCGCCAGGGCGACCAGCAGTGCGACGAGCAGGACAGTTTTCTTCTGGATGCGCATGGATATGAAGGGCCGGTTCGGGACTCAGGATTTATAGCTTTCTTATATAGCGTTGCGAGCCGGTCAGGAAGGTGACGGCTAACTGTCAGGCTTGTCAGTTTCGTCTCGGTTGATGGTCGGATGAATCGTTGTTGCGCATCAATCTGCCCGCGCACTGCGATAACGGGCAGGTATACTGGCGCCTTTCACGGCTCGCCCTGCGGACCGACTTGCACGCATTACCCCGGAGCTTTACATGAATTCCCCGATACCTTCGCCTGCGGACGAGCTCCCGGGCGGCGAACAGGCCGACCTGCCCGACAGTGACGCTTCCAGCACCGAGAGCGGCAACGCGGCAATACCTGCGTTCAAGTTCCCGTTCAAGCCCGGCGAGCTGGCCTCGGCCAAAGGCGCCGCGCAGCAACCGTGGTACAAGAACGGCGCAAAGAACGGCCATACCAAGACCCCAGGCGCCGCGCCTCCCGGCACACGCCGCTCGATGGGCAAGCGCTGACACTCATTCCCCGAGCACGGCGGCGGCTTCAGTTCGCTGCCCGTGCCCCCGCCAGGCTTCCACTCAGTTCATAGGCCGTCAGCTCGGCCTGGTGCGCCGCCAGGATCTCCGGCAATGAGCCTCGCAGGTACTCGACCCAGGTCTTGATCTTCGCATCCAGGTATTGGCGCGAAGGGTAGATGGCATAGAGGTTGAGTTCCTGGGAGCGGTAGTTGGGCATGACCCGCACCAGCGTGCCGTTGCGCAAGCCTTCGATGGCGGCGTACACCGGCAATACCCCCACGCCCATGCCGCTGGTGATCGCGGTTTTCATCGCATCGGCAGAGTTCACCAAGAACGGTGAGCTGTTGATAGTGACCATCTCCTGGCCTTCCGGGCCGTCGAACACCCATTTTTCCAGCGGAATGACCGGGCTGACCAGGCGCAGGCAGGCGTGGTTGAGCAGGTCGCTGGGCTTTTGCGGGCAGCCGCTGGCTTTCACGTAGGCAGGTGAAGCGCAGACGATGCTGTAGGTGATGCCCAGGCGCTGGGAGACGAAGCCCGAGTCTGGCAACTCGCTGGCAAGCACGATGGAGACGTCGTAGCCCTCATCCAGGATGTCCGGTACGCGGTTGGCCAGGGTCAGGTCGAAGGTCACATCCGGGTGGGTCTTGCGGTAGCGGGCGATGGCGTCGATCACGAAATGCTGGCCAATGCCGGTCATCGTATGGACTTTCAACTGCCCGGCGGGGCGGGCATGGGCATCGCTGGCCTCGGCTTCGGCTTCCTCGACATACGCCAGGATCTGCTCGCAGCGCAGCAAGTAGCGTTTACCGGCCTCGGTCAAAGCAATGCGGCGGGTCGTGCGGTTGAGCAGGCGCGTTTGCAGATGGGCTTCCAGGTTGGAAACCGCACGCGAGACATTGGCGGTCGTGGTGTCCAGTTGCACGGCGGCGGCGGTGAAGCTGCCGGCTTCGGCAACGCAGCTGAACGCGCGCATGTTTTGCAAGGTGTCCATGAAGGGCTCTCTTGGGAGGTGGCAAATTGTGACATGAAGTTACAGAGCTGCGGGACCCCGACTAATGGATTATCGCGTTTACGGTAACAAAGATTCGCAGAAAGGTCGGCTTATCGCCGTTGGGGGCGATGCCTAGAATTGCCGCCACTGTGACGCAGGTTCGTTCTGATGTCTGGCGCAGAACTTGTGGGAGCGGGCTTGCTCGCGAAGGCGATGGACCTGGCCACGACGATGTTGAATGTTAGTTCGTCTTCGCGAGCAAGCCCGCTCCCACAGGATGTTCGTTTTCTCTCCTAGGAATTTTGCGCAAGTGCCGCGTTGCATCAGCAGAGAGCTGAAGACTCTCAGTGTTTGGGTTTTGACATTAACCATCAGCGGTTGCCTCGGCACAGGCGGGATCGCCCCGCAAGGCGAGGCGATGTCGGCCAATCAGTTGGCCACCGATGCCGCCATTCGCGAAGCCGCCCGCGACGCCCATTGGCCCACTCGCCAGTGGTGGCAAGCCTATGGCGACCGACAACTGGATCGCTGGATCGACCTGGCCGTGCAGGAC
Encoded proteins:
- a CDS encoding heavy metal response regulator transcription factor; amino-acid sequence: MRVLIIEDEEKTADYLHRGLTEQGYTVDVAPDGIEGLHLALESDYAVIVLDVMLPGLDGFGVLRALRARKQTPVIMLTARERVEDRIKGLRDGADDYLGKPFSFLELVARLQALTRRSGGHEPVQVSIADLWIDLISRKATRAGQRLDLTAKEFSLLSVLARRQGEILSKTAIAEMVWDINFDSDANVVEVAIKRLRAKLDGPFEQKLLHTIRGMGYVLESRSDDQP
- a CDS encoding multidrug efflux RND transporter permease subunit; translated protein: MKGRGSISAWCIDHPIATVLLTFALVLLGSIAFPRLPVAPLPEAEFPTIQVNAQLPGASPETMASSVATPLEVQFSAIPGITQMTSSSALGSTNLILQFSLDKSIDTAAQEVQAAINTAAGKLPSDMPNLPTWRKVNPADSPVLILSISSTLMPGTELSDYVETLLSRQISQIDGVGQIYITGQQRPAIRVQASADRLAAIGLTLADIRVALQQASLNLAKGALYGESSVSTLSTNDQLFQPEEYGDLIVSYRNGAPVQLRDIAKVVNGSENAYVQAWSDNEPGVNLVIFRQPGANIVETVDRVQAALPTLQAMLPAAVQVKVLIDRTQTIRASLHEVEITLLIAVMLVVAVMALFLRQLSATLIVSAVLGVSLTASFALMYVMGFSLNNLTLVAIVISVGFVVDDAIVVVENIHRHLEAGDGMREAAIKGAGEIGFTVVSISFSLVAAFIPLLFMGGVVGRLFKEFALTATSTILISVVVSLTLAPTLAALFMRAPVHHTHGKAGFGERLLGWYERGLRRALAHQKLMIGVFGLTLALAVVGYVFIPKGFFPVQDTGLVLGTSEAAADVSFPDMVAKHKALAEIVAADPAVQTFSHSVGVSGNNQTIANGRFWIALKPRGERDVSASGFIDRIRPKLLKIPGVVLYLRAGQDINLSSGPSRAQYQYVLKSNDGPSLNAWTQKLTDKLRGNPAFRDISNDLQLGGSVTHINIDRSAAARFGLTATDVDQALYDAFGQRQINEFQTETNQYNVILELDTAQRGKAQSLAYFYLRSPLSGEMVPLSALARFDAPSNGPLSIAHDGMFPAANLSFNLAPGVALGDAVRILDQAKNEIGMPAAITGNFQGAAQAFQSSLASQPWLILAALVAVYIILGVLYESFVHPLTIISTLPSAGLGALIMLWLLGQDFSIMALIGLVLLIGIVKKNGILMIDFALDAQRNGAMAPQEAIFQACLTRFRPIMMTTLAALLGALPLMLGYGPGAELRQPLGIAVVGGLLVSQALTLFTTPVIYLWLERLFHRPAHSPGSAPTMAQTTTD
- a CDS encoding efflux RND transporter periplasmic adaptor subunit, with product MRIQKKTVLLVALLVALAALVLWFVMKPVTAKPGAPAAVPVRVVSVVQKDVPRFASGIGTVLSLHSVVIRPQIDGILTKLLIKEGQLVKKGDLLATIDDRSIRASLDQARAQLGESQAQLAVAQVNLKRYKLLSVDDGVSKQTYDQQQALVNQLKATVQGNQAAIDSAQVQLSYTQIRSPVTGRVGIRNVDEGNFLRTSDAEGLFSVTQIDPIAVEFSLPQQMLPTLQRLIAAPEQALVKAYIGAEGATGEALAEGRLSLIDNQINANTGTLRAKAEFDNAAQRLWPGQLVTLKIQTALDKDALVVPPTVVQRGLEQAFVYRVKGDKVESVPVTIVYQDSDIHIVKGVNAGDQLVSDGQSRLKPGTSIQVLSDPPALAKTSEPQP
- a CDS encoding LysR family transcriptional regulator, with the protein product MDTLQNMRAFSCVAEAGSFTAAAVQLDTTTANVSRAVSNLEAHLQTRLLNRTTRRIALTEAGKRYLLRCEQILAYVEEAEAEASDAHARPAGQLKVHTMTGIGQHFVIDAIARYRKTHPDVTFDLTLANRVPDILDEGYDVSIVLASELPDSGFVSQRLGITYSIVCASPAYVKASGCPQKPSDLLNHACLRLVSPVIPLEKWVFDGPEGQEMVTINSSPFLVNSADAMKTAITSGMGVGVLPVYAAIEGLRNGTLVRVMPNYRSQELNLYAIYPSRQYLDAKIKTWVEYLRGSLPEILAAHQAELTAYELSGSLAGARAAN